The genome window CATGGGCGCCCATGTATTCCATCTCGCCGTGGTAACCCGCGTCGAGCCAGCGTTGCAGGTGCTGTTCATGCTCGGCCAGGTCCAGGCCGCTGATGCCGACTTGTTGAAAGCCCAGTTCGCGGCCCCAGTCTTTGATCGATTGGGCGAGGGCGGGCAGATCGGTGGTGATGGCAGGCATGAGACAAGGGAAACCGCAGGTTAGATAGGTATAATTCTGCCAGACATCGGAGCTTGAAGACGCATGCCGCAGACAAAACACGCAATAACCGACGTACAGCCGCTGTTGCACGGCCATTTGCCGCAACTCGCTGCGCGCGCCCCGGACGCCCATAAAGGCCAATTCGGCCACCTGCTGGTCATCGGCGGCGACCGAGGCTTTGGCGGTGCGGCACTGTTGAGTGCCGAAAGCGCCCTGCGCAGTGGCGCGGGCATGGTGTCCCTGGCGACCCGGCCTGAACACGTGCCGGCGGCACTGGCGCGCTTGCCGGAAGTCATGACCGTCGGCGTGAGTTCGGCCAACCAGTTGATGGGGTTGCTGGAAAAAATCTCAGTCATTGTCATCGGCCCCGGTCTGGGCGCGGCGTCCTGGGGTAAAAGCCTGTTGTCCGTCGCTGCTAATGCCCAGCAGCCGCAAGTCTGGGATGCCGATGCGTTGAATCAGTTGGCCACGGGCGGCGTAAGCCTTCCAGCCAACAGCGTGATTACCCCACACCCTGGCGAGGCGGCTCGGTTGATGGGCATCACGACAGTCGAGGTTCAGGCTGATCGCCTTAAGGTGGCGCGCGCGTTGAGCCAGAAATTCAATGCAGTGACTATTCTCAAGGGTGCTGGCAGTTTGATTGCTAGCCCGGACGGCCGCGTTTCACGCTGTGATCAAGGCCACCCGGCGATGGCCACCGCCGGTTTGGGTGACGTCCTGAGTGGTGTGGTGGGCGCCTTACTTGCCCAGGGCATGCCGGCTTATGAAGCCAGCTGCCTGGCCGTGTGGTTGCACGCCACAGCGGGGGATCGCCAGGGCACCTATGGTCGCGGCTTGGCTGCCAGTGACCTGATACCTGCCATTCGTCAATTGCTGGAGGAGCAGTCGCCGTGTCTGAAGTAACCCTTTTCCTGGCAGATGAAGATGCCATGGTCGCGTTCGGGAATCGCATTGCCCACGTGACGGCCGGTGCCGGGTTGATCTTCCTGGAGGGCGACTTGGGGGCCGGAAAAACCACACTGTCTCGTGGGATTATTCGTGGGTTGGGACACGCCGGGGCAGTAAAAAGCCCTACGTTCACTTTGGTCGAACCCTATGAGATCGGTGATGTTCGCGCCTTCCACTTCGACCTCTATCGCCTGGTAGATCCTGAAGAACTGGAGTACATGGGCATCCGTGATTATTTTGACGAAGATGCGTTGTGCCTGATCGAGTGGCCAGATAAAGGCACAGGCTTTTTGCCAAAGCCGGACCTGACCATTACCATTACGCCGCATGACCACGGACGTCAGCTGAAGTTGTTGCCCCAGAGTGCGCGCGGTGAGTCGTGGTGCGCTGCTCTGGCATTGGAATTCAAATAAAATTGGTGGGGTTTGGTATGCGCTTTCGCGCGATGGTTGCTGTCGTAGGGGTGTTGCTTGCGGCAATGACTTTCAATGCTCTGGCTGCTTCACAGGTGAAAAGTGTGCGCCTGTGGCGAGCGCCGGATAACACGCGACTGGTGTTTGACCTGTCTGGCCCGGTCCAGCACAGCGTCTTTACCCTGACGGCGCCCGATCGCCTGGTGATCGACATCAATGGTGCGACCCTGGCCGCGCCGCTGAAAGTCTCCACTGCCAACACGCCGATTACGTCGATGCGCTCGGCTCAGCGTACGCCGACCGATCTGCGGGTGGTCATCGACCTGAAAAAGGCCGTGACCCCGAAAAGTTTTGTGCTGGCGCCAAACGCCCAATACGGTAACCGGCTGGTGGTCGACCTGTTCGACAACGCCGCCGATGCCGCGCCGCCGCCGGCACCAACGCCAAGTGTTGCGACCGTGCCGGCAGTGCCCGTCAACCCGTCGCAACCACAGGTCAAGCTGCCACCGCCGCCGCCTGCGCCTGCGGGCAAGCGCGACATTATCGTGGTGATCGACGCCGGCCACGGCGGTGAAGACCCGGGTGCTTCCGGCTCGCGCGGGCAGCACGAAAAAGACGTGGTACTGGCCATCGCTCGTGAATTGCAGCGTCAGGTCAATGGCATGAAAGGCTATCGCGCCGAGTTGACCCGTACCGGCGACTACTTCATTCCGTTGCGCGGCCGTACTGAAATCGCCCGCAAGAAGGGCGCAGACCTGTTTGTGTCGATCCATGCCGACGCCGCACCTTCGGCCGCCGCCTTTGGCGCCTCGGTGTTTGCCCTGTCGGACCGCGGCGCTACGTCCGAAACCGCACGGTGGCTGGCCGACAGTGAAAACCGTTCCGACTTGATCGGCGGTGCCGGTAACGTGTCCCTCGATGACAAGGATAAAATGCTCGCCGGCGTGCTGCTCGACCTGTCGATGACCGCTTCGCTGACGTCCAGCTTGAACGTCGGCCAAAAGGTGCTGAGCAATATTGGTCGCGTGACCTCGCTGCACAAACAGCGCGTGGAGCAGGCCGGGTTCATGGTGTTGAAGTCGCCGGACATTCCATCGATCCTGGTGGAAACCGGGTTTATCTCCAACGCCAACGAAGCCTCCAAGTTGGCCAGTTCGGGCCACCAACAGGCCCTGGCTCGCTCGATCAGCGCGGGTATTCGTCAGTTCTTCCAGCAGAACCCGCCACCTGGCAGCTACATCGCCTGGCTGCGTGACTCCGGGAAAATCGCCCAGGGCCCGCGAGACCATCGCGTGCAGCCGGGTGACACGCTGGCCATGCTCGCCGTGCGTTTCCAGGTTTCGGCCGCGACCTTGCGCAGCGCCAATAACCTGAAAACCGATGAGCTGAAAGTCGGCCAGGTATTGACCATTCCTGGCACTGAATTGGCGGCGCAGTAATGAGCGAATCAGTGTTGACCAGCGGTTCACGTATTGAGCTGCTCAGCCCGCGCCTTGCCAACCAGATTGCCGCGGGCGAGGTGGTTGAGCGCCCGGCGTCGGTGATCAAGGAGTTGCTGGAAAACAGTATCGACTCGGGTGCCCGGCGCATTGATGTCGACGTGGAGCAGGGCGGCGTCAAGCTGCTGCGGGTGCGCGACGACGGCAGTGGCATCTCTTCGGATGACCTGCCGCTGGCCTTGGCCCGTCACGCCACCAGCAAGATTCGCGACCTAGAAGACCTTGAGCGAGTGATGAGCCTGGGCTTTCGCGGTGAGGCATTGGCGTCCATC of Pseudomonas fluorescens contains these proteins:
- a CDS encoding NAD(P)H-hydrate dehydratase, with product MPQTKHAITDVQPLLHGHLPQLAARAPDAHKGQFGHLLVIGGDRGFGGAALLSAESALRSGAGMVSLATRPEHVPAALARLPEVMTVGVSSANQLMGLLEKISVIVIGPGLGAASWGKSLLSVAANAQQPQVWDADALNQLATGGVSLPANSVITPHPGEAARLMGITTVEVQADRLKVARALSQKFNAVTILKGAGSLIASPDGRVSRCDQGHPAMATAGLGDVLSGVVGALLAQGMPAYEASCLAVWLHATAGDRQGTYGRGLAASDLIPAIRQLLEEQSPCLK
- the tsaE gene encoding tRNA (adenosine(37)-N6)-threonylcarbamoyltransferase complex ATPase subunit type 1 TsaE; this translates as MSEVTLFLADEDAMVAFGNRIAHVTAGAGLIFLEGDLGAGKTTLSRGIIRGLGHAGAVKSPTFTLVEPYEIGDVRAFHFDLYRLVDPEELEYMGIRDYFDEDALCLIEWPDKGTGFLPKPDLTITITPHDHGRQLKLLPQSARGESWCAALALEFK
- a CDS encoding N-acetylmuramoyl-L-alanine amidase; the protein is MRFRAMVAVVGVLLAAMTFNALAASQVKSVRLWRAPDNTRLVFDLSGPVQHSVFTLTAPDRLVIDINGATLAAPLKVSTANTPITSMRSAQRTPTDLRVVIDLKKAVTPKSFVLAPNAQYGNRLVVDLFDNAADAAPPPAPTPSVATVPAVPVNPSQPQVKLPPPPPAPAGKRDIIVVIDAGHGGEDPGASGSRGQHEKDVVLAIARELQRQVNGMKGYRAELTRTGDYFIPLRGRTEIARKKGADLFVSIHADAAPSAAAFGASVFALSDRGATSETARWLADSENRSDLIGGAGNVSLDDKDKMLAGVLLDLSMTASLTSSLNVGQKVLSNIGRVTSLHKQRVEQAGFMVLKSPDIPSILVETGFISNANEASKLASSGHQQALARSISAGIRQFFQQNPPPGSYIAWLRDSGKIAQGPRDHRVQPGDTLAMLAVRFQVSAATLRSANNLKTDELKVGQVLTIPGTELAAQ